The genomic stretch TCCGGGGCCGGCTTTATGCAGCCCTTTACCAGTGGTTACCTCGGCAGCCAGGTATCCCGTATGCTGGTAGCCGCCGCCCTGACAGTACCGGTAGCGCTGGGCTGGCTGCGACTATTAGGCCAGTGGTATGAGCTGTTCAGCGTGGAGTTTGGCGTGGCCATCCTGGTCAGCATGATCATCCTCTTTATGCTCCTGCTGATCTGGTATACGGTCAAGCTGATCAATGAGCGCGATCAGCAAAAAACCATGGCCGCCGTAGCCCTGCAGAAAAGCGAAGAGCTTACCCGTTACAATGCCACGCTATTGCAGAATATCTCGGACGCCATCATCTCTACCGACAGCCATTTCCGGGTTGTTTCCTGGAACAGGATAGCAGAGGAAATGTACGGCTATACAAAAGAAGAGGTGATAGGCAAAACCATGGCCGAACTGGTAAAACCTGATTACGGCAAACTGAACCGCGAGGATATAGTAGCTGCCTACCTCAAGAATGGCTTCTGGCGCGGACAGGCCATCCATCATAATAAGAACGGCGATCCTTTTTATGTGCTCAGCTCCAGCTCCCTCATCCGTAAGGATGGCGGGAATTCCGGCACCGTGGCCGTGATCACGGATATTACAGAAAGAGTGCTGATGGAACAACGCATGCAGCAGTTCAATGAAGAGCTGGAAATACAGGTTCAGGAACGAACCCAAGAGATCGCCGACGCCAATGAGCAGCTGCGTAACCTCTCGGCCCATATCGATAACCTCACCGAGCAGGAAAGAAAAAGGATCTCCCGCGAGATCCATGATGAGTTGGGCCAGCAGCTCACCGGCCTGAAAATGGATATCGCCTGGCTGAGCAAAAGATCGGCTGGCCAGGAAGAACCTATCAAACAAAAATTCACCGGCTTACTGGCATTAACGGATGAGATGGTCAAAACCGTCAGGCGTATCTCTACAGATCTGCGCCCTGCCGTGCTGGACGACCTGGGCCTTTTACCCGCACTGGAATGGTATAGCCATGATTTCAAAAAACGATTCGATATTCCTGTCCATGTACAGGTTCCTGATATCACCCTGGACCTGCCCATGGAAAAAGTGACCGGCATTTTCCGGGCTTACCAGGAGTTCCTGACCAATGTGGCCAGGCATGCCAACGCCACCCAGGTAACAGCTACCGTTGAGCTGCAGCCAAATGAGCTGATCCTCAGGATGGCAGACGATGGCAAAGGATTTGACCCGGAAAAAATACGCCGCAAAAAAACACTGGGCCTGGTAGGCATGCAGGAACGTATCAGCAATCTCGGCGGCAACTGCGAGCTGGACAGCGCTCCCGGTGAAGGGACCCGTGTAAAAATGACCGTACCTTTGTAAACAAACACCCATTAACGCATAAAAACCACTATGCACCGCATTCTTATTGCAGACGACCATGTTATTGTACGCGCAGGACTGAAACAGATCCTGGTGGAGGAATTCCCGCAGGCCCGTATAGAAGAAGTAGGAGATACAGAATCCCTGCTGGTGAAGATAGTTAAGGAAGACTGGGACCTGGTGATCTCAGACCTTTCCATGCCCGGTAAAAGCGGCCTGGAGGCCCTGGGCCAGATCAAACAGCAAAAACCTAAACTACCCGTCCTGATCCTGAGCATCCACCCGGAAGACCAGTACGCCGTCAGGGTCCTGAAGGCCGGCGCCGCCGGTTACCTCAACAAAAGCCTGGCCGCTGAAGAACTGGTCATCGCCGTGAACAGGGTATTAATGGGTAGAAAATACATTACGGCTGCCGTGGCGGAGAAACTGGCTTCCCAGCTGGATGACGGCCCCCAAGCAGCCCACGAAAACCTCTCCGACCGCGAGTTTGATGTCCTGAAACTGATTGCCTCCGGTAAGTCGGTCTCAGAAATTGCCGAACTGCTCTCCCTCGGTGTTACTACAGTCAGCACCTACAGGGCCCGGGTATTGGAGAAAATGAGCATGAAAACGAATGCAGAACTGACACGCTACGCATTGGAAAACAAGCTTGTATAACTAAAACAGCATCGCATGGCGCCCTTGTAGTACATATTCTACAGGGGCGCCGTTTTTTACACTACCCCAGGTTCATAGAACGCTCTATTTTTTACGGGCCGCCGTGGTTGTTACTTTGTATCATCAAACACGGCACATGGATAATGAAAAAATGATCGTACTCCTGGTAGAAGACTCCCCCATCATTCGCGACAGGCTGATGAACATGTTGCAGGAAATGAAAAATATAGAGCGGATCTTCCAGGCCGGGAATTATGAAGAAGCCGTAGAGATCCTGAGCCTCCAGCCTGCCAATGTGCTGATCCTGGATATAGGCCTGCCCGGTAAAAGTGGCATCGACCTTTTGCGCACCATTGACCAGCGCCAGTATAAGCTCAGCATCATTGTATTCACCAACCAGGCCGATGAGTATTATCGCAAGCTCTGCCTGTCCCTCGGAGCCCACTACTTTCTCGATAAAACAAAAGATTTTGATAAGATCCCTGCCCTCATAGCAGATATACAGAAAAACTAAACGAGCAGCCTATGTAAGTGATTATTCCCTATGAAACAACCAGCAGTCCGTATGCCCTTATGTCCAAAGTGTCCGTCCAGACACTAAGTCCAATGAGATCCAGGTCCATCATGAAAAACCGCCCTCTGTGCAACCGTAAGAAAAATCTTTAGCTAAACCCGAATTGACCACAATGTATCGCTTTCGGCTGTTAGACCCTTAACAGCATCCATAACCGAAACCAGCTGTTCATTTCCGCTGCAACAGCAAGGTATTCCTACCGACCACCCGCTACATTGTGTCCTTTTACAACAACCAGCTGAAGTAATTCCAAAATCCGTACCCTACTGAAAACCTTTCGAGACTTTTGGTGAAGGCTTTAACCACCAACTACCCTGAACCGCAGAAAATTATTTCAGATTAGTAAGCATCAACCGGACCCCTGACCTGCCGTGGAATTGAACCTCAAATACAAATTGTTTTACCCTGACCACAACCAACCCCTGGCCCCCGACAACCATAACCCCAACCGTAGAGAACCCCTGAATGGAACAAACTTTACCTGAACGTAGAAAAGCCCCTGAACCTGACCATCGTAGAATGAACAGTAACTAATATGCCTTTGAAGGAACCCCTGACCCGACCGGTAGAAAAGCCCTTAATGGAAAACAGTACAGCAATAATGCCCCAACAGACTTTTGTTCCAACAACACGTAGAAAATAACCCTTACTACGGACAGCCCAGTGGCGCCGTTTAATCCAAAGCTTATTGCTGACAGTTGTAGAATGCCCAAATGGCCCCTTTTTGGCCCTCAATCCCTAACCGGAGAAAGAAGATGTTTAGAGTGAAGGCTGACATCTTTAAATCCGAAGTTGCCGGACGATGAACCCCATCGTTCCGGCAACAGTTTTTCAGCAGTCAGCTTTCACTAAAGGAATACTGCTCAACACCAAAAAACAGGGCGCTGCCGCTTGCGGAGGGCGCCCTGTGGATTTTGGGGCAACAGTCCGGCTGCTTCATTCAATGGCTATCCGTACAAACTGGTCTCCATAGTAGCTGCGCTTATGCAGCCGCTACAACGGCATCAGAGAGAGGAGCCCCTTGGGATGTCTGTAGCGGGTACGGCCTTTGCAGTCCTGCCATAGCAGCAGGCCTTTCATAAACTGAAAAAGCGCTATGTTGCACTGTCTATTCTTTCCAATTTTATTGTACGCATGAACAACAACAAGGAATCCGTCAGCAGACCGGTCAGCGGTTACGTGCAGGTACGTGGGGCACGTGAGCATAACCTGAAAAACATAAACGTGGATATCCCCCGTGATGCATTGGTAGTGTTCACCGGTGTGTCCGGTTCGGGCAAATCTTCCCTGGCCTTCGGCACCCTCTATGCCGAGGCCCAGCGGCGCTACCTGGAATCGGTATCGCCCTATGCCCGCCGCCTCTTTCACCAGATGGAAGTTCCCGAAGTGGATGCCATTGACGGCCTGCCCCCGGCCGTGGCCCTGCAACAGCAGCGCGGCACTCCCACTACCCGCTCTTCAGTGGGCAGCGTCACCACGCTCTCCAACCTGCTGCGCATGCTGTACTCCCGGGCGGGCGATTATCCTCCCGGCCAATCCATTTTGTACGCTGAATCTTTTTCTCCCAATACCCCTGACGGGGCCTGCCCTCAATGCCATGGCCTCGGCCGCCTCTATGAAGTGACCGAAGCTTCGATGGTGCCTGATCCCAGCCTCAGCATCCGGGAGCGGGCCATAGCCGCCTGGCCCACCGCCTGGGGCGGCCAGAACCTCCGTGAGATCCTGATGACGCTGGGCTATGATGTGGACATTCCCTGGAAGGACCTGCCACAGAAGGACCGCGACTGGATCCTCTTTACAGACGAGCAGCCCGTGGTGCCCGTGTACTCCGGCTTCACCGCCGCCGAAATGAAAAAAGCGCTGAAAAGAAAAGATGAACCCAGCTATATGGGCACTTTCTCCAGCGCCCGCCGTCATGTGCTGCACACTTTTGCCAACACGCAGAGCGCACAGATGAAGAAAAGGGTGATGCAGTTTATGCTGAGCATGGAATGCAGCCTGTGCAAGGGGAAGCGACTGAAACCCGAATCCCTGTCCGTTCATTTTTCCGGTATGGATATTACGGAGCTGTCACGCCTCTCTCTGGGTAAACTGGCGGCCTTATTCACTCCTTACGTTAATGATCAATCGAAAAACTTTAATAAATTATTCCAGGACCACCCGGAGAAAGCCCTGGTGGTGCGCCGCATTGCGGAAGACCTGGTAGCCCGCCTTCAGGTACTGACGGACCTCGGCCTGGG from Candidatus Pseudobacter hemicellulosilyticus encodes the following:
- a CDS encoding response regulator transcription factor, with product MDNEKMIVLLVEDSPIIRDRLMNMLQEMKNIERIFQAGNYEEAVEILSLQPANVLILDIGLPGKSGIDLLRTIDQRQYKLSIIVFTNQADEYYRKLCLSLGAHYFLDKTKDFDKIPALIADIQKN
- a CDS encoding response regulator transcription factor, which gives rise to MHRILIADDHVIVRAGLKQILVEEFPQARIEEVGDTESLLVKIVKEDWDLVISDLSMPGKSGLEALGQIKQQKPKLPVLILSIHPEDQYAVRVLKAGAAGYLNKSLAAEELVIAVNRVLMGRKYITAAVAEKLASQLDDGPQAAHENLSDREFDVLKLIASGKSVSEIAELLSLGVTTVSTYRARVLEKMSMKTNAELTRYALENKLV
- a CDS encoding PAS domain S-box protein, coding for MDPHSYENAGKRFRFRLQQIAGYQSTVVLCIALLVIAGWLLRIAFFKSPLAGHAAMNPMSAFTLLAAAIAFLLLQSFTPTEKLPNLIGRTLAFLVIGVGACAILHDLGLLRWRIDELLFIAEMREHRLAGEPTSMAINSAICFVFIGLALLFFHDAPGPRLATAQYLALLVSMVAFFSIIGYLYKVEKFYGVFAYIPMAFHSAICFLLLSLSLLFATSGAGFMQPFTSGYLGSQVSRMLVAAALTVPVALGWLRLLGQWYELFSVEFGVAILVSMIILFMLLLIWYTVKLINERDQQKTMAAVALQKSEELTRYNATLLQNISDAIISTDSHFRVVSWNRIAEEMYGYTKEEVIGKTMAELVKPDYGKLNREDIVAAYLKNGFWRGQAIHHNKNGDPFYVLSSSSLIRKDGGNSGTVAVITDITERVLMEQRMQQFNEELEIQVQERTQEIADANEQLRNLSAHIDNLTEQERKRISREIHDELGQQLTGLKMDIAWLSKRSAGQEEPIKQKFTGLLALTDEMVKTVRRISTDLRPAVLDDLGLLPALEWYSHDFKKRFDIPVHVQVPDITLDLPMEKVTGIFRAYQEFLTNVARHANATQVTATVELQPNELILRMADDGKGFDPEKIRRKKTLGLVGMQERISNLGGNCELDSAPGEGTRVKMTVPL